In Phoenix dactylifera cultivar Barhee BC4 unplaced genomic scaffold, palm_55x_up_171113_PBpolish2nd_filt_p 000182F, whole genome shotgun sequence, one genomic interval encodes:
- the LOC103720982 gene encoding zinc finger BED domain-containing protein RICESLEEPER 2-like yields MSNGQHEIDQHASTAYSANELVELENIIDKDDAMDEMKEMGTEQSWDDPNRRKRSEVWTEFEIVTVDGNTKAKCNYCSAKLAWKKGGATTHLKRHLNACMPQKLSKSSEDKELKQSLLSFDVTQGHAMLATYKYDKNKIREILAKMFIVHEYPFRMVEQQFFVLLCKALNPKFELIKRVTLRSDCMKMFAIEKQKLRSMLRNVDKISLTTDLWTSNQTIGYICLTGYFLDSEWKLQKRILNFCSLAPPHTGIAIADCILRCLSEWGIEDKVSTITLDNASSNDTAVKVLRDNFAIKGKLYFNGKIFHIRCCAHVLNLMVQDGLAEIRDVIENIYESVKYLKMSPSRLHKFTEIVKQLKLSTSKILQLDVPTRWNSTYEMLELALEFKPVFPMYKERDSNYKWLPSEEDWIRATEVSKFLEVFNEVIEVFSGRQYPTSNLFLNEIWRVKEKLNDMSFDTRDFVMRMTRRMNEKFEKYWGDCNLLMAIGAVLDSRYKMQLIIFCFPKIYGEDAFQRHIDDVHEALDMLYKKYVSSDEQIDIDASNIPSTSSKLKRKRRANHAFHMWAE; encoded by the coding sequence ATGTCAAATGGGCAACATGAAATCGATCAACATGCCTCTACAGCTTATAGTGCAAACGAACTTGTTGAATTGGAAAATATTATTGATAAAGATGATGCCATGGATGAAATGAAAGAAATGGGTACAGAACAATCTTGGGATGACCCAAACAGGAGGAAGAGATCTGAGGTGTGGACTGAATTTGAAATCGTAACAGTAGATGGTAACACAAAGGCAAAATGCAATTATTGTAGTGCTAAATTGGCATGGAAGAAGGGGGGTGCCACAACTCATCTCAAAAGACATTTAAATGCTTGCATGCCTCAAAAACTTTCTAAGTCTAGCGAAGACAAAGAGTTAAAACAAAGCTTATTATCGTTTGATGTTACTCAAGGTCATGCAATGCTAGCAACTTACAAGTATGATAAAAACAAGATAAGAGAGATTCTTGCAAAGATGTTTATAGTGCATGAGTATCCTTTTAGGATGGTGGAACAGCAGTTCTTTGTTTTATTATGTAAAGCTCTTAACCCAAAATTTGAGCTAATAAAGCGGGTTACTTTGAGGAGTGACTGCATGAAAATGTTTGCAATTGAGAAGCAAAAGTTGAGGTCAATGTTAAGAAATGTTGATAAAATTAGCTTAACGACGGATCTATGGACCTCAAATCAAACAATAGGGTACATTTGCCTCACTGGATATTTCTTAGATTCTGAATGGAAGTTGCAAAAGAGAATTTTAAACTTTTGTAGCTTGGCACCTCCCCACACGGGAATTGCTATTGCTGATTGTATTCTTCGGTGTCTAAGTGAATGGGGGATTGAAGATAAGGTTTCTACTATTACGTTAGACAATGCATCTTCGAATGACACAGCAGTCAAAGTCTTAAGGGATAATTTTGCAATCAAAGGAAAGCTTTACTtcaatggaaaaatatttcataTTCGCTGTTGTGCACATGTTTTGAACCTAATGGTACAAGATGGTTTAGCAGAAATACGGGATGTAATTGAGAATATCTACGAAAGTGTgaaatatctgaagatgtctcCTTCACGACTTCATAAGTTTACTGAAATTGTTAAACAATTGAAGTTGTCAACCTCTAAAATTCTTCAACTTGATGTGCCTACTCGatggaactcaacatatgaaATGCTAGAGTTAGCATTGGAGTTCAAACCGGTGTTTCCAATGTACAAGGAAAGAGACTCCAACTATAAATGGTTACCATCCGAGGAGGACTGGATACGAGCTACAGAGGTTTCAAAATTTTTGGAAGTTTTTAATGAAGTCATAGAAGTATTCTCAGGACGTCAATATCCAACTTCAAATTTGTTCCTTAATGAAATTTGGAGAGTGAAGGAGAAattaaatgatatgtccttcgATACTAGAGATTTTGTGATGCGCATGACTCGAAGAATGAATGAAAAATTTGAGAAATATTGGGGAGACTGTAACTTACTAATGGCAATTGGAGCAGTTTTGGATTCTCGCTATAAAATGCAGctcattatattttgttttccaAAAATTTATGGTGAGGATGCTTTTCAACGCCATATTGATGATGTTCATGAAGCTTTAGATATGCTTTACAAGAAATATGTATCTTCAGATGAACAAATAGATATTGATGCTAGCAATATCCCTAGTACCTCCTCCaaactgaaaagaaaaagaagggctaATCATGCCTTTCATATGTGGGCTGAATAA